A single window of Falco rusticolus isolate bFalRus1 chromosome 6, bFalRus1.pri, whole genome shotgun sequence DNA harbors:
- the SDHAF4 gene encoding succinate dehydrogenase assembly factor 4, mitochondrial isoform X2, giving the protein MGPFRGKLQCMQGMQTPLLQAGVRGGYSLLPELLRGGGGAVSGTLAATVARRAEEPALGAAALPGAAFPAPPRLGAVGACACAGRGCGLGAAMALRLLRCAPRAATLDFNTPSSIADRVSPSVPEVFFLLSPRTFKRVITALQLSEEHQL; this is encoded by the exons ATGGGACCTTTCAGAGGTAAACTTCAGTGCATGCAGGGGATGCAGACCCcgctgctccaggctggggtGCGGGGGGGTTACAGCTTACTGCCCGAACTCCTCCGCGGGGGCGGCGGTGCCGTCAGCGGAACCTTGGCTGCCACGGTGGCCCGCCGCGCCGAGGAGCCCGCGCTTGGCGCCGCTGCGCTGCCCGGGGCCGCGTttcccgccccgccccggctcGGAGCCGTCGGCGCTTGCGCATGCGCGGGCCGTGGGTGCGGGCTCGGCGCGGCCATGGCTCTGCGGCTGCTGCGCTGCGCGCCGAGGGCAGCGA ccCTAGATTTTAATACCCCCTCCAGTATTGCGGACCGGGTCTCGCCGTCTGTTCCGgaagttttcttcctgttgtcGCCGCGAACTTTTAAACG AGTCATCACTGCTTTGCAGCTCTCAGAGGAGCACCAGCTCTAA
- the SDHAF4 gene encoding succinate dehydrogenase assembly factor 4, mitochondrial isoform X1 — MGPFRGKLQCMQGMQTPLLQAGVRGGYSLLPELLRGGGGAVSGTLAATVARRAEEPALGAAALPGAAFPAPPRLGAVGACACAGRGCGLGAAMALRLLRCAPRAAKSSLLCSSQRSTSSKTGGRSEPAKQSLKKPKLPLGRFDEPEESNIEREPLEKFPDGINPVTKERGGPKGPEPTRFGDWERKGRCIDF, encoded by the exons ATGGGACCTTTCAGAGGTAAACTTCAGTGCATGCAGGGGATGCAGACCCcgctgctccaggctggggtGCGGGGGGGTTACAGCTTACTGCCCGAACTCCTCCGCGGGGGCGGCGGTGCCGTCAGCGGAACCTTGGCTGCCACGGTGGCCCGCCGCGCCGAGGAGCCCGCGCTTGGCGCCGCTGCGCTGCCCGGGGCCGCGTttcccgccccgccccggctcGGAGCCGTCGGCGCTTGCGCATGCGCGGGCCGTGGGTGCGGGCTCGGCGCGGCCATGGCTCTGCGGCTGCTGCGCTGCGCGCCGAGGGCAGCGA AGTCATCACTGCTTTGCAGCTCTCAGAGGAGCACCAGCTCTAAGACAGGAGGAAGATCTGAACCTGCTAAGCAGTCACTTAAGAAACCGAAGTTACCACTAGGTCGATTTGATGAACCGGAGGAGTCCAATATAGAGAGGGAACCCCTGGAAA AATTCCCTGATGGAATCAATCCTGTTACAAAAGAGAGGGGTGGACCTAAAGGCCCTGAACCTACACGTTTTGGAGACTGGGAGAGAAAAGGACGTTGTatagatttttaa